A stretch of the Synechocystis sp. PCC 7338 genome encodes the following:
- a CDS encoding TRAP transporter substrate-binding protein, with the protein MKRRQLLGQSAIAAGTAASLVACGKATTSNNQATTGGGLPNIRWRMVTSWPKSLDTLYGGAQDFCEAIAAMTGGKFRITPYAAGEIVPGLEVLDAVQNGTVECGHTASYYYIGKNPALGFACVMPFGLTAQQQNAWLYAGGGLEMMQKVYSDFNIINFPAGNTGAQMAGWFKKPVESLADLRGLKMRIPGLGGQVMAQLGVNVQVIPGGELFLALDRGTIDAAEWVGPYDDEKLGLNKAAKYYYYPGWWEPGPSLDVLVNQSQWAKLPQEYQTIFQEAARSANLLMLSRYETFNSIALKTLLDGGTILKSFSPEILTVAQETSQALLAEFASKDAQFKEIYQQWQTFRTQMFSWNAINELSYTKFVEKAP; encoded by the coding sequence ATGAAACGTCGTCAACTCCTTGGTCAATCGGCGATCGCCGCTGGAACCGCCGCCAGTTTGGTTGCCTGTGGTAAGGCCACCACCTCCAATAATCAGGCCACCACTGGAGGAGGACTACCCAATATTCGCTGGCGTATGGTCACCAGTTGGCCCAAATCCCTTGATACCCTCTATGGGGGAGCCCAGGACTTCTGTGAAGCGATCGCCGCCATGACCGGGGGAAAATTTCGCATCACCCCCTACGCCGCCGGGGAAATTGTGCCGGGGTTAGAAGTCCTAGATGCAGTGCAAAATGGCACCGTTGAATGTGGTCATACCGCCAGTTACTACTACATTGGCAAAAATCCGGCCCTGGGCTTTGCCTGTGTAATGCCCTTTGGTTTAACTGCCCAACAACAAAACGCCTGGCTCTATGCCGGAGGAGGGCTGGAAATGATGCAAAAAGTTTACAGCGATTTTAACATTATTAACTTTCCTGCCGGTAATACCGGAGCCCAAATGGCCGGTTGGTTTAAAAAACCAGTGGAATCCCTAGCGGATTTGCGGGGCTTAAAAATGCGGATTCCCGGCCTGGGAGGACAGGTAATGGCCCAACTAGGGGTCAATGTCCAGGTAATTCCTGGGGGAGAATTGTTTTTAGCCTTAGACCGGGGCACCATTGACGCAGCGGAATGGGTAGGGCCCTACGACGACGAAAAGTTAGGGCTAAATAAGGCGGCCAAATACTACTATTATCCCGGTTGGTGGGAGCCAGGTCCTAGCTTAGACGTATTGGTAAACCAAAGCCAATGGGCGAAATTGCCGCAGGAATATCAAACTATTTTCCAGGAGGCGGCCCGTAGTGCCAATCTATTGATGCTATCCCGTTATGAAACTTTTAATAGTATTGCCCTGAAAACATTACTGGATGGAGGAACTATTCTCAAATCATTTTCTCCAGAGATTTTAACAGTGGCCCAGGAGACATCCCAAGCCTTACTAGCCGAATTTGCCAGCAAAGATGCCCAATTTAAGGAAATTTACCAACAATGGCAAACATTCCGTACCCAAATGTTTAGTTGGAATGCAATTAACGAACTTAGCTATACAAAATTCGTCGAAAAAGCACCCTAA
- the acpP gene encoding acyl carrier protein: MNQEIFEKVKKIVVEQLEVDPDKVTPSATFAEDLGADSLDTVELVMALEEEFDIEIPDEVAETIDTVGKAVEHIESK; the protein is encoded by the coding sequence ATGAATCAAGAAATTTTTGAAAAAGTAAAAAAAATCGTCGTGGAACAGTTGGAAGTGGATCCCGATAAAGTGACCCCCTCCGCTACCTTTGCCGAAGATTTAGGGGCCGATTCCCTCGACACCGTGGAATTAGTCATGGCCCTGGAAGAAGAGTTTGATATTGAAATTCCTGATGAAGTGGCAGAAACCATTGACACCGTGGGTAAAGCCGTTGAGCACATCGAAAGTAAATAA
- a CDS encoding TPM domain-containing protein gives MAAHLPSSANRFSKNFAWLLAASLSLVLWWAPVGTAQAVNNPELLPQEKTPVVDLANFLPEIQEAQLIDDLNSFEVETGWKLRVLTQYDRSPGRAVIPFWGLDDKSILLVADGRGGNLLAFSIGDEVYELMPRTFWIEMQARFGNIYYIRDNGENLAITKALETVKGCLVKGGCNVVPGLPREQWILTLVTSIVGGLIFGFAAIPRSPNQTFAWQWVLIMSPLWGILVIAFGIGPVVTRTSDFLPLFRNLMGFSLGVLVAYLSPMFSQINNNPQT, from the coding sequence ATGGCCGCCCATTTGCCGTCCTCTGCTAACCGTTTCAGCAAAAATTTTGCCTGGCTTTTGGCCGCTAGTTTGTCTTTAGTGTTGTGGTGGGCACCGGTGGGCACCGCCCAGGCAGTAAATAACCCCGAGTTATTGCCGCAAGAAAAAACTCCGGTGGTGGACTTGGCCAACTTTTTACCGGAAATCCAAGAAGCTCAGTTAATTGACGATCTGAACAGCTTTGAGGTGGAAACGGGATGGAAATTGCGGGTCTTAACCCAATACGACCGTAGTCCGGGGCGGGCAGTGATTCCTTTTTGGGGTCTGGACGACAAAAGTATTTTATTGGTGGCCGATGGCAGGGGGGGTAACCTATTAGCTTTTAGTATTGGGGATGAGGTGTATGAGCTGATGCCCCGCACCTTTTGGATTGAGATGCAGGCTCGCTTCGGCAATATATACTATATTCGGGATAACGGAGAAAATTTAGCCATTACCAAAGCCTTGGAGACCGTTAAGGGCTGTCTGGTCAAAGGGGGTTGTAACGTTGTGCCTGGATTACCCAGGGAACAGTGGATTTTAACCTTGGTAACGTCCATTGTGGGGGGATTAATTTTTGGTTTTGCGGCCATTCCCCGATCGCCGAATCAGACCTTTGCTTGGCAATGGGTATTAATTATGTCGCCCCTGTGGGGAATTTTAGTGATCGCCTTTGGCATTGGCCCTGTGGTAACTCGCACCAGCGACTTTTTGCCCCTGTTCCGTAATTTGATGGGCTTTAGTCTCGGGGTTTTGGTGGCGTACCTTTCCCCCATGTTTAGCCAAATCAACAATAATCCCCAAACCTAA
- the tkt gene encoding transketolase, with protein sequence MVVATQSLDELSINAIRFLAIDAIEKAKSGHPGLPMGAAPMAFTLWNKFMKYNPKNPKWFNRDRFVLSAGHGSMLQYALLYLLGYDSVTMEDIKQFRQWESSTPGHPENFLTAGVEVTTGPLGQGIANGVGLALAEAHLAATYNKPDATIVDHYTYVILGDGCNMEGISGEAASIAGHWGLGKLIALYDDNHISIDGSTDVAFTEDVSKRFEAYGWHVLHVEDGNTDLAAIAKAIEEAKAVTDKPTMIKVTTVIGYGAPKKSGTAGIHGAALGTDEVAATRKNLGWDYAPFEVPQEVLDYTRKAIDRGASYEAEWNQAFAQYKTKYPTEAAAFERQLSGKLPEGWEKNLSSFTPADKGLATRKYSEGCLNALAPVLPELIGGSADLTHSNLTELHCSGDFQKGAYQNRNIHFGVREHAMGAICNGIALHSSGLLPFGATFLIFTDYMRAAIRLSALSEAGVIWVMTHDSIGQGEDGPTHQPIEVLASLRAIPNLTVIRPADGNETSGAYKVAIAKAKENAPTLLSLTRQAVPNLAGTSLDGVAKGAYTIVDSEGTPELILIGTGSEVQLCVSAAEKLAAEGKKVRVVSMPSWELFESQDAAYKESVLPKAVTKRLSVEAATNFGWHKYVGTEGDTVSIETFGASAPGGVCLEKFGFSVDNVLAKAKTLLS encoded by the coding sequence ATGGTCGTTGCTACCCAGTCCTTAGACGAACTTTCTATTAATGCCATTCGCTTTTTAGCCATTGACGCCATTGAAAAGGCCAAATCTGGCCACCCTGGCTTGCCCATGGGAGCAGCGCCTATGGCCTTTACCCTGTGGAACAAGTTCATGAAGTACAACCCCAAGAACCCGAAATGGTTCAACCGGGACCGCTTTGTGTTGTCCGCCGGCCATGGCTCCATGCTGCAGTATGCTCTGCTCTATTTACTGGGCTATGACAGTGTGACCATGGAAGACATTAAACAGTTCCGTCAATGGGAATCTTCTACCCCCGGTCACCCGGAAAATTTCCTCACCGCTGGGGTGGAAGTCACCACCGGCCCCCTGGGTCAAGGTATTGCCAATGGTGTTGGTTTGGCCCTGGCGGAGGCCCATTTAGCCGCCACCTACAATAAGCCCGATGCCACCATTGTGGACCATTACACCTATGTGATTTTGGGGGATGGTTGCAATATGGAAGGTATTTCCGGGGAAGCTGCTTCCATTGCCGGCCATTGGGGCTTGGGTAAACTAATCGCTCTTTACGACGATAATCATATTTCCATTGATGGCTCCACCGATGTGGCTTTCACCGAGGATGTGAGCAAACGCTTTGAAGCCTACGGCTGGCACGTGCTCCATGTGGAAGATGGCAACACTGACCTAGCGGCGATCGCCAAGGCCATTGAAGAAGCCAAGGCCGTAACCGATAAACCCACCATGATTAAGGTCACTACCGTCATTGGTTATGGTGCCCCCAAAAAATCTGGTACTGCTGGCATTCACGGGGCTGCGTTGGGCACCGATGAAGTGGCAGCCACCCGCAAAAATCTGGGTTGGGACTATGCCCCCTTTGAAGTACCCCAGGAAGTGTTGGACTACACCCGTAAAGCGATCGACCGGGGCGCCAGCTACGAAGCGGAATGGAACCAAGCTTTTGCCCAGTACAAAACTAAATACCCCACTGAGGCCGCAGCTTTTGAACGGCAACTGAGCGGTAAGCTTCCCGAAGGTTGGGAAAAGAACTTGTCCAGCTTCACCCCTGCAGATAAAGGCTTAGCCACTCGTAAATATTCCGAGGGTTGCTTGAATGCCCTAGCCCCCGTTTTGCCAGAATTGATCGGCGGTTCGGCGGATTTGACCCACTCCAACTTGACGGAACTCCACTGCTCCGGCGATTTCCAAAAAGGGGCTTACCAAAACCGTAACATCCACTTTGGGGTACGGGAACACGCCATGGGTGCCATCTGTAATGGCATTGCCCTCCACAGTTCCGGTTTACTGCCCTTCGGTGCCACTTTCCTAATCTTCACCGATTACATGCGGGCCGCCATTCGCCTTTCTGCTCTTTCCGAAGCGGGGGTAATTTGGGTGATGACCCACGACTCCATTGGCCAAGGGGAAGATGGCCCCACCCACCAACCGATTGAAGTGTTGGCTTCCCTCCGGGCTATTCCCAACTTGACCGTGATTCGTCCCGCCGATGGGAATGAAACCTCCGGTGCTTACAAAGTGGCGATCGCCAAAGCCAAGGAAAATGCCCCCACTCTCCTGTCCCTCACCCGGCAGGCTGTACCTAACTTGGCAGGAACTTCCCTCGACGGAGTCGCTAAAGGAGCCTACACCATTGTTGATTCCGAAGGGACTCCTGAGTTAATCTTGATAGGTACGGGTTCCGAAGTACAACTTTGTGTGAGCGCCGCTGAAAAGTTGGCCGCCGAAGGCAAGAAAGTCCGGGTAGTTTCCATGCCCTCTTGGGAGCTGTTTGAATCCCAAGACGCCGCCTACAAAGAGTCAGTGCTGCCGAAGGCTGTCACCAAACGTCTTTCCGTAGAAGCCGCCACCAACTTTGGTTGGCACAAATATGTGGGCACGGAAGGAGATACAGTTAGTATTGAAACATTTGGTGCCTCGGCCCCCGGTGGGGTTTGCCTAGAGAAATTTGGTTTCAGCGTTGATAATGTGCTGGCCAAAGCTAAAACTCTCCTGAGCTAG
- the fabF gene encoding beta-ketoacyl-ACP synthase II, which translates to MANLEKKRVVVTGLGAITPIGNTLQDYWQGLMEGRNGIGPITRFDASDQACRFGGEVKGFDATQFLDRKEAKRMDRFCHFAVCASQQAINDAKLVINDLNADEIGVLIGTGIGGLKVLEDQQTILLDKGPSRCSPFMIPMMIANMASGLTAINLGAKGPNNCTVTACAAGSNAIGDAFRLVQNGYAKAMICGGTEAAITPLSYAGFASARALSFRNDDPLHASRPFDKDRDGFVMGEGSGILILEEFESALARGAKIYGEMVGYAMTCDAYHITAPVPDGRGATRAIALALKDGGLKPEAVSYINAHGTSTPANDVTETRAIKQALGNHAYNIAVSSTKSMTGHLLGGSGGIEAVATVMAIAEDKIPPTINLENPDQECDLDYVPGQSRALKVNVALSNSFGFGGHNVTLAFKKYQ; encoded by the coding sequence ATGGCAAATTTGGAAAAAAAACGTGTTGTTGTAACGGGATTGGGAGCCATCACTCCCATTGGTAATACCCTCCAAGATTATTGGCAAGGCTTAATGGAAGGTCGCAATGGCATTGGCCCCATTACCCGTTTCGATGCCAGTGACCAAGCCTGTCGCTTTGGGGGGGAAGTTAAGGGATTTGATGCAACCCAGTTTCTTGACCGCAAGGAAGCTAAGCGCATGGACAGGTTTTGTCATTTTGCGGTTTGTGCCAGCCAACAGGCAATCAATGACGCTAAGTTGGTCATTAATGATCTCAATGCCGATGAAATTGGGGTATTAATCGGTACAGGCATTGGTGGTTTGAAAGTGTTGGAAGATCAACAAACTATCCTGTTAGATAAGGGGCCCAGCCGTTGCAGTCCTTTTATGATTCCGATGATGATCGCCAACATGGCTTCGGGGTTAACTGCCATTAACCTAGGGGCAAAGGGCCCCAACAACTGCACTGTGACTGCCTGTGCGGCCGGTTCAAATGCCATTGGGGATGCGTTCCGTCTGGTGCAAAATGGCTATGCCAAGGCGATGATTTGTGGCGGAACAGAAGCGGCCATCACTCCCCTGAGTTATGCCGGTTTTGCTTCAGCTCGGGCTTTATCTTTCCGCAACGATGATCCCCTCCACGCTAGTCGTCCTTTTGACAAGGATAGAGATGGGTTTGTCATGGGAGAAGGGTCGGGTATTTTGATTTTGGAAGAATTTGAATCCGCCTTAGCCCGGGGAGCAAAAATTTATGGGGAAATGGTGGGCTATGCCATGACCTGTGACGCTTACCACATCACGGCACCGGTACCTGATGGTCGGGGGGCTACCAGGGCAATCGCCTTGGCCCTAAAAGATGGGGGCTTGAAACCGGAAGCAGTAAGTTATATCAATGCCCACGGCACTAGTACCCCAGCTAACGATGTGACGGAAACTAGAGCTATTAAACAAGCTTTGGGGAATCATGCTTACAATATTGCTGTTAGCTCGACCAAATCCATGACCGGCCACCTGTTGGGCGGCTCTGGGGGCATTGAAGCGGTGGCCACTGTAATGGCGATCGCCGAGGACAAAATACCTCCCACCATTAACTTAGAGAATCCGGATCAGGAATGTGATTTGGATTATGTGCCCGGTCAAAGTAGGGCCCTAAAAGTAAATGTGGCCCTGTCCAATTCCTTTGGCTTTGGGGGCCATAACGTCACCTTAGCCTTCAAAAAATATCAATAG